A window of Pseudocalidococcus azoricus BACA0444 contains these coding sequences:
- a CDS encoding DUF3352 domain-containing protein yields the protein MPRQAAWMVTLTQPLNKVSPQMRPVLSEFFESQWDDLGLGRAGGGLLAWDAGLTLVNMSPISAKNPQPLWIIPIKDAASTEKALSKFWEKLEITPVAKTFQGIPILTPGPAVSTPSVALGIVGNDYLVVSQSVQALEESLVAAQSVNNILGANFYREANLNLTGDTWGLSYLNLGTWSQDYQNGDVISPDRLFLQWENLQKPVSGLGIGTTLISSKLAREASDSTATKLNLDISKRFPSHPAAVGLGHDLPDIFNRLDKLLTGYGAGQPFLAQTRQALNRYLGINLETDLWPWLIGDFGLAIFPPTSDSHSQAPWYWQLTTPTNPTVTAGLETLEASLQNQGWLTTPREFEGITAQAWSSTPAAPPTFVQAQDQTFTTLATEMTELHPSGAATQTPAWQPLLTLDSPDMLLHLDWATHQQAWQTTFPLLKVLEVSAPSLFAHLNGITWLGLGQQGKVYRGEVILAWEK from the coding sequence GTGCCTCGACAAGCGGCCTGGATGGTGACATTAACGCAACCCTTGAATAAGGTCTCTCCCCAAATGCGGCCGGTATTGTCCGAATTTTTTGAAAGCCAATGGGATGATCTGGGCCTGGGGCGGGCGGGTGGGGGTCTGTTGGCCTGGGATGCTGGTTTAACGCTGGTGAATATGAGTCCAATTTCAGCAAAAAACCCCCAACCTCTGTGGATTATCCCAATTAAAGATGCTGCCAGCACTGAAAAAGCCCTGAGCAAATTCTGGGAAAAATTGGAGATTACCCCTGTTGCCAAAACCTTCCAAGGCATCCCGATCCTCACTCCAGGCCCGGCTGTCTCCACTCCCTCGGTTGCGCTGGGAATTGTGGGGAATGATTATTTAGTGGTGAGCCAATCTGTCCAGGCCTTGGAAGAGTCTTTGGTCGCGGCCCAATCGGTCAATAATATCTTGGGAGCAAATTTCTATCGAGAAGCCAATCTTAACTTGACGGGGGACACCTGGGGCTTAAGTTATCTCAATCTCGGGACCTGGAGCCAAGACTATCAAAATGGGGATGTGATCAGTCCGGATCGCCTGTTTTTGCAATGGGAAAATCTGCAGAAACCTGTCTCTGGCCTGGGGATTGGTACAACCTTAATTAGCTCTAAACTGGCCCGAGAGGCTTCAGATTCGACTGCAACTAAACTTAATCTGGACATCTCGAAACGGTTTCCCAGTCATCCGGCCGCAGTAGGTTTGGGACATGATTTGCCGGATATTTTTAATCGACTGGATAAATTATTAACCGGATATGGGGCCGGACAGCCATTTTTGGCCCAAACCCGCCAGGCCCTGAATCGTTACTTGGGGATCAACCTTGAAACAGACCTTTGGCCCTGGTTGATAGGAGATTTTGGTTTGGCAATTTTTCCCCCTACCTCAGACAGTCACTCCCAAGCCCCTTGGTATTGGCAACTCACGACTCCAACTAATCCAACCGTCACGGCCGGCCTGGAAACCTTAGAAGCATCCTTGCAAAATCAGGGGTGGCTCACAACTCCCAGGGAATTTGAAGGGATTACCGCCCAGGCCTGGAGTTCAACCCCCGCTGCTCCCCCCACCTTTGTCCAGGCCCAAGATCAAACCTTCACCACCCTAGCAACAGAGATGACGGAACTACACCCCTCTGGGGCAGCAACCCAAACCCCGGCCTGGCAACCCCTTTTAACACTTGACTCGCCGGATATGCTGCTCCATCTGGATTGGGCCACCCATCAGCAGGCCTGGCAAACCACATTTCCCCTCCTGAAAGTCCTAGAAGTTTCTGCCCCCAGTCTGTTTGCACATCTGAACGGAATCACTTGGCTGGGGCTGGGACAACAGGGAAAAGTCTATCGGGGTGAGGTGATCCTGGCCTGGGAGAAATAA
- the carA gene encoding glutamine-hydrolyzing carbamoyl-phosphate synthase small subunit gives MTTSPVQSALLVLADGTVFMGKAFGAKGTTVGEVVFNTGMTGYQEVLTDPSYCGQIVTFTYPELGNTGVNHEDEESIYPHVKGAIARNICEQPSNWRAEQSLSDYLKKHGIPGIYGIDTRALTRKIRTVGAMNGAISTEILDPVELLGQVQAAPSMQGLNLAKTVTTPKAYEWTEPTAAAWEFAATVNPDQDPLLVVAIDFGVKRNILRRLASYGCKVIVVPASTSAAEILAHNPDGIFLSNGPGDPAAVTEGITTAQALLEAGKPMFGICLGHQLLGLSLGADTFKLKFGHRGLNQPAGLAQKQVEITSQNHGFAITGESLASKDVEITHLNLNDQTVAGLEHRTLPLFSVQYHPEASPGPHDADYLFAKFVQAMRNYRQHH, from the coding sequence ATGACAACTTCCCCAGTACAAAGTGCCCTCCTTGTTCTTGCCGATGGTACGGTCTTTATGGGCAAAGCCTTTGGGGCCAAGGGCACAACCGTTGGTGAAGTGGTTTTTAATACCGGGATGACAGGGTATCAAGAAGTCTTAACAGATCCCAGCTATTGTGGGCAGATTGTGACATTTACCTATCCCGAATTGGGCAATACAGGCGTGAATCACGAGGATGAAGAATCCATTTATCCCCATGTCAAAGGAGCCATTGCCCGGAATATTTGTGAACAACCCAGTAATTGGCGTGCTGAACAGTCCTTGTCCGATTACTTGAAAAAACACGGAATTCCGGGGATTTATGGCATTGATACCCGCGCCCTGACCCGCAAAATTCGCACCGTTGGGGCCATGAATGGGGCCATCTCCACCGAAATTTTAGATCCGGTTGAATTGTTGGGGCAAGTCCAGGCCGCACCGAGTATGCAAGGCTTAAACCTGGCTAAAACCGTCACCACCCCTAAAGCCTATGAGTGGACAGAACCCACCGCCGCGGCCTGGGAATTTGCGGCCACAGTTAACCCGGATCAAGACCCCCTCTTAGTGGTAGCCATTGACTTTGGGGTTAAACGGAATATCCTCCGGCGGTTGGCCAGTTACGGCTGTAAAGTGATCGTTGTGCCGGCCAGTACCAGTGCTGCGGAGATTCTCGCCCACAACCCCGATGGCATTTTTCTCTCTAATGGCCCTGGAGATCCGGCTGCTGTTACCGAGGGAATTACCACCGCCCAGGCCTTGCTGGAAGCCGGTAAACCAATGTTTGGCATTTGTCTGGGCCATCAACTCTTAGGGCTTTCTCTGGGGGCGGACACCTTTAAGTTGAAGTTTGGGCATCGGGGCTTAAATCAACCCGCTGGCCTGGCCCAAAAACAAGTCGAAATTACCAGTCAGAATCATGGCTTTGCCATTACGGGAGAATCTCTGGCCAGCAAAGACGTAGAAATTACCCATCTGAATTTGAATGATCAAACGGTCGCCGGCCTGGAACACCGTACCCTGCCCCTCTTTTCTGTGCAGTACCACCCCGAAGCCAGCCCTGGCCCCCATGATGCCGACTATCTCTTTGCTAAATTTGTCCAGGCCATGCGGAATTATCGCCAGCATCACTAA